The following are from one region of the Mannheimia granulomatis genome:
- a CDS encoding YciI family protein, translating to MYYVIFAQDNPNMLEKRLEVRPAHLARLEKLQAEGRLLIAGPNPSEDGSSVTGSTVIAEFNSLEEAQQWASQDPYVEAGVYGEVIIKPFKRVF from the coding sequence ATGTACTATGTGATTTTTGCACAAGATAACCCGAATATGTTGGAAAAACGTTTGGAAGTTCGCCCTGCTCATTTGGCCCGTTTGGAAAAGCTACAAGCAGAAGGACGTTTATTAATTGCAGGCCCTAATCCGTCTGAAGATGGCTCAAGTGTGACAGGCTCAACAGTAATTGCGGAATTTAATTCTCTTGAAGAGGCCCAACAGTGGGCAAGCCAAGATCCTTATGTTGAGGCAGGCGTATATGGTGAGGTAATTATCAAGCCGTTTAAAAGAGTATTTTAA
- the moeB gene encoding molybdopterin-synthase adenylyltransferase MoeB yields the protein MELTDQEMLRYNRQIVLKNVDFDGQEKLKASRVLIVGLGGLGCAASQYLASAGIGHLILVDFDTVSLSNLQRQILHTDQTIGQPKVESAKSRLTAINPTIQIEAINQKCSDDDWVKLIKRVDLVLDCTDNVTVRNQLNLQCFRQKRPLVSGSAIRFEGQVSVFTYQDKQPCYLCLSQLFGDGTLSCVEAGVIAPIVGVIGSIQALESIKVLLNIGKTLSGKLLMIDGLHFSVREMVLPKQANCSVCADIM from the coding sequence ATGGAACTCACTGATCAAGAAATGCTGCGTTATAACCGCCAAATTGTCCTAAAAAATGTGGATTTTGACGGGCAAGAAAAGCTTAAAGCCAGTCGGGTGCTAATTGTAGGGCTTGGTGGTTTGGGCTGTGCTGCCTCACAATATCTTGCCTCTGCCGGTATCGGGCATTTGATTTTAGTGGATTTTGATACGGTGTCGCTTTCTAATTTGCAACGTCAGATTTTACATACAGATCAAACAATTGGTCAGCCTAAAGTTGAATCTGCCAAATCAAGGCTTACTGCGATTAATCCAACTATTCAAATTGAGGCAATAAATCAAAAATGTAGTGATGATGATTGGGTAAAATTGATTAAGAGAGTTGATTTAGTTTTGGATTGCACTGATAATGTGACTGTGCGTAATCAGCTTAATTTGCAATGTTTTAGACAAAAACGACCGCTTGTATCAGGTTCAGCTATTCGTTTCGAAGGACAAGTAAGTGTCTTTACTTATCAAGACAAGCAACCTTGTTACCTTTGCCTAAGTCAATTATTTGGGGATGGTACTTTAAGTTGTGTGGAAGCCGGTGTTATTGCACCCATAGTCGGGGTAATTGGTAGTATCCAAGCATTAGAAAGCATAAAAGTTTTATTGAATATCGGTAAAACATTATCCGGTAAATTATTAATGATTGATGGTCTACATTTCTCAGTGAGAGAGATGGTATTGCCAAAACAAGCGAATTGCTCGGTTTGTGCTGATATAATGTAA
- a CDS encoding septation protein A, producing MKQLLEFIPLILFFVVYKMSGIQMASIVLVVATIAQMVALKVLYGKIEKQQAIMGGAVVFFGLLSAYFNEVKYLQWKVTIVYSLFALVLLVSQFGFKTPLIKKLLGKELQLPDKVWNQLNLGWALFFILCMLLNIYISQYFSEEIWVDFKSFGIIGLTLVATIATGFVIYPYLKNAEKQEQQNEK from the coding sequence ATGAAGCAGTTACTTGAATTTATTCCGCTGATTCTATTTTTTGTTGTGTACAAAATGTCAGGTATTCAGATGGCATCTATTGTGCTGGTTGTTGCGACCATTGCTCAAATGGTTGCCTTAAAAGTGTTGTATGGAAAAATAGAAAAGCAGCAAGCTATTATGGGAGGAGCCGTTGTTTTCTTTGGCTTATTAAGTGCTTATTTTAATGAAGTCAAATATTTACAATGGAAAGTGACGATTGTCTATTCCCTTTTTGCTTTGGTTTTATTGGTGAGCCAGTTTGGGTTTAAAACCCCATTAATTAAAAAATTATTAGGAAAAGAACTTCAATTACCGGATAAAGTCTGGAATCAGCTCAATTTAGGCTGGGCGTTGTTCTTTATACTCTGTATGTTGTTGAACATTTATATCAGTCAATATTTCTCTGAAGAGATTTGGGTTGATTTTAAATCTTTCGGCATTATCGGCTTAACGTTGGTTGCAACTATTGCAACCGGATTTGTGATTTACCCTTATTTAAAAAATGCTGAAAAACAGGAACAGCAAAATGAAAAATAA
- the moeA gene encoding molybdopterin molybdotransferase MoeA has protein sequence MALLPLSDALANMLETLPQPTAIERLSLNACANRILAEDIFSPINVPGFDNSAMDGYALKVADLEQNSTLTVIGKSFAGNPFQGEIKAGECVRIMTGAIIPKGCDAVVMQEETALNADGTVTFNNIVQKGSNIRKVGEDIKQGELVLAKGSPLNVASLPLLASLGIATVPVFSKLKVVILSTGDELTSVGEPLSEGKIYDTNRFAVRLMLEKLNCDILDYGILPDDPIQFEQTFRAAQDAADVLITSGGVSVGEADFTKAVLEKLGKIGFWKIAMKPGKPFAFGQLEKAWFFGLPGNPVSALVTFYQLVQPALAKLSGLSADKIAKLTQNLTACSAEKLKKAAGRQDFQRGYFYVNTNGELEVRPVGLQSSHIFSAFNESNCFIVLEAERGNVEVGEKVTIQPFNSLLS, from the coding sequence ATAGAGCGATTATCCTTAAATGCTTGTGCGAATCGCATTTTAGCGGAGGATATCTTTTCACCAATTAATGTACCCGGTTTTGATAATTCGGCGATGGATGGCTATGCACTGAAAGTAGCTGATTTAGAGCAAAACTCGACTTTAACGGTTATTGGTAAGTCTTTTGCAGGAAATCCTTTTCAAGGTGAAATAAAAGCAGGCGAATGTGTACGTATTATGACTGGAGCAATTATCCCAAAAGGGTGTGATGCTGTGGTGATGCAAGAAGAGACTGCTCTGAATGCTGATGGTACCGTTACATTTAACAATATTGTCCAAAAGGGCAGTAATATTCGTAAAGTTGGAGAAGATATTAAGCAAGGCGAATTAGTATTAGCGAAAGGTTCTCCGTTGAATGTAGCTAGTTTGCCGCTTTTAGCATCGCTTGGTATTGCAACCGTGCCTGTCTTTAGTAAATTAAAAGTGGTAATTCTTTCAACCGGTGATGAATTAACCAGTGTTGGCGAACCTCTGAGTGAGGGGAAAATTTATGATACCAATCGCTTTGCAGTTCGTTTAATGCTAGAAAAATTAAACTGTGATATTTTAGATTACGGTATTTTACCCGATGATCCTATTCAATTTGAACAAACCTTTAGGGCTGCACAAGATGCTGCGGATGTATTAATTACCAGCGGTGGAGTTTCTGTCGGTGAGGCAGATTTTACCAAAGCGGTATTGGAAAAATTAGGTAAAATCGGTTTTTGGAAAATTGCAATGAAACCGGGCAAGCCATTTGCATTTGGGCAATTAGAGAAAGCTTGGTTTTTTGGCTTACCGGGTAACCCGGTTTCTGCCTTGGTTACGTTTTACCAGCTAGTGCAACCTGCATTAGCTAAATTATCGGGGCTATCTGCAGATAAAATTGCAAAATTAACGCAAAATTTAACCGCTTGTAGCGCGGAAAAACTGAAAAAAGCAGCTGGTCGACAAGATTTCCAGCGTGGTTATTTTTATGTAAATACAAATGGTGAATTAGAAGTTCGCCCGGTTGGTCTGCAGAGCTCACATATTTTTAGCGCTTTTAATGAAAGTAATTGCTTTATTGTATTAGAGGCGGAGCGAGGCAATGTGGAAGTCGGAGAGAAAGTCACGATTCAGCCGTTTAATTCGTTGTTAAGCTAA
- the yciA gene encoding acyl-CoA thioester hydrolase YciA encodes MKNKPYEKDPQGKLILRTLAMPSDTNANGDIFGGWIMSQMDLGGAILAKELAKGRVVTVSVDKMIFHMPISVGDVVCCYGTLIHVGRSSMQVKVEVFIKQVYEGARERFRVTEALFTYVAIDKDGKPRAVPRENNPELEEALSLINSTDIT; translated from the coding sequence ATGAAAAATAAACCTTACGAAAAAGACCCACAGGGGAAGTTAATTTTAAGAACCTTGGCAATGCCTTCGGATACTAATGCCAATGGGGATATTTTTGGCGGCTGGATTATGTCGCAAATGGATTTAGGCGGAGCGATTTTAGCAAAAGAATTGGCTAAAGGCAGAGTGGTAACGGTTTCTGTCGATAAAATGATTTTCCATATGCCAATTTCAGTCGGTGATGTTGTGTGTTGCTACGGCACGTTAATTCATGTAGGTCGCTCGTCTATGCAGGTAAAAGTGGAAGTTTTTATCAAACAAGTTTATGAAGGCGCTCGTGAGCGTTTTCGTGTTACAGAAGCGTTATTTACCTATGTTGCTATTGATAAAGATGGAAAACCTCGTGCAGTACCGAGAGAGAATAATCCGGAGCTTGAGGAAGCACTATCATTAATTAATTCAACTGATATTACATAA
- the yfbV gene encoding terminus macrodomain insulation protein YfbV: MLNLFEAGQRYLNTLPNQKKLANFMPDYHIIRLVKFSSKVMPAFACFAIVWQYLFSDPTQSILANAVITAIFAISIPFQGLYWLGKRAKSPLSLSLLAWYESLRQKLITAHVKLEKEQALPSFQDFANLLKLAEETWGNAYFDEL, translated from the coding sequence ATGTTAAATCTATTTGAAGCCGGACAACGTTATCTAAATACGCTACCCAATCAAAAAAAATTAGCGAATTTTATGCCTGACTATCACATTATTCGTTTGGTTAAGTTTTCCTCTAAAGTGATGCCGGCTTTTGCCTGCTTTGCTATAGTCTGGCAATATCTCTTTTCTGATCCGACTCAATCTATCTTAGCTAACGCAGTGATTACTGCAATATTCGCTATTTCAATTCCTTTTCAAGGGCTTTATTGGCTGGGGAAAAGAGCAAAATCCCCACTCTCACTCTCATTATTGGCATGGTATGAGTCCCTCAGACAGAAGCTGATTACCGCTCATGTCAAACTAGAGAAAGAGCAAGCACTTCCATCTTTTCAAGATTTTGCCAATTTGCTCAAGCTAGCAGAAGAGACTTGGGGAAATGCTTATTTTGATGAACTTTGA